The following coding sequences are from one Cervus canadensis isolate Bull #8, Minnesota chromosome 4, ASM1932006v1, whole genome shotgun sequence window:
- the LOC122439783 gene encoding protocadherin gamma-B2 isoform X40, whose amino-acid sequence MKRSTETSGRTRWRQVLLPFLLSLFRGALPDQIRYSIPEELAKNSVVGNLAKDLGFSVPDLSARKLRISAEKEYFVVKPESGDLLVSNRIDREEICGKKPLCILDFDTVAENPLNIYHVTVIVEDINDNTPLFKQSKIDLKIGESTKPGKTFPLDPALDSDAGPNSLQRYYLNDNEYFDLTEKQTPDGRKYPELILKHSLDREEQNFHQLLLTAVDGGDPPQSGTTQIQIQVTDANDNPPVFSQDVYRVSLQEGVPPGFLVLRVTATDQDEGVNAEITYSFHNVDEQVKQFFNLNQRTGEITSNNDFDFEIANSYTLRIEAKDPGDLAAHCSVQVEILDENDCAPEVIVTSVFTPLPEDSPPGTVIALIKTKDRDAGENGEVYCQILGKAEFILKSYSKNYYKLTTDRTLDREEISEYNITVMATDKGKPPLSSSITITLHIADVNDNTPVFHQASYVVHVPENNPPGASIAQVSASDPDLGPNGHVSYSVVASDLEPRALLSYVSVNPQSGVVFAQRAFDHEQLRAFQLTLQARDHGSPALSSNVSLRVLVGDRNDNAPRVLYPALGPDGSALFDTVPRAAQPGYLVTKVVAVDADSGHNAWLSYHVLQASEPGLFSVGLRTGEVRTARALGDRDAARQRLLVAVRDGGQPPLSATATLLLVFADSLQEALPDLSDRPAPSDPQAELQFYLVVALALISVLFLLAVILAVALHLRRSSSPAAWGCFKPGLCVKSAPGVLPHYSEGTLPYSYNLCVASQTAKTEFNFVNITPEVVPPQDLLCEDASWVPSTNHGDAGVPFASDTILKNWCSN is encoded by the exons ATGAAGCGGAGCACTGAGACGAGCGGCCGGACGCGGTGGCGGCAGGTACTGTTACCGTTCCTGCTGTCTTTATTCCGCGGGGCTCTCCCAGACCAAATTCGCTACTCAATTCCCGAGGAGCTGGCAAAAAACTCGGTTGTAGGAAATCTTGCTAAAGATCTAGGGTTCAGTGTCCCGGACTTGTCGGCCCGGAAGCTGCGGATTAGCGCGGAGAAGGAATATTTCGTTGTAAAACCTGAAAGCGGTGACTTACTTGTGAGTAACAGAATAGACCGAGAGGAGATTTGTGGGAAGAAGCCTCTGTGCATTCTGGATTTCGATACTGTCGCCGAAAACCCACTAAATATTTACCATGTAACAGTAATAGTAGAGGATATAAATGACAATACTCCGCTATTCAAACAGAGTAAGATTGATTTAAAAATTGGAGAATCCACTAAGCCAGGTAAAACATTTCCACTAGACCCGGCACTAGATTCGGATGCTGGTCCTAATTCACTGCAAAGATATTACCTTAATGACAACGAGTACTTTGATCTCACAGAGAAACAGACTCCAGATGGACGTAAATATCCTGAGTTGATTCTGAAACATTCTCTGGACAGAGAAGAGCAGAATTTTCATCAACTGCTACTGACAGCTGTAGACGGTGGGGACCCACCCCAGAGTGGCACCACCCAGATCCAAATTCAAGTCACAGATGCCAATGATAACCCCCCGGTGTTCAGCCAGGACGTGTACAGAGTCAGCCTGCAAGAGGGTGTGCCACCTGGCTTCTTAGTACTTCGAGTGACAGCCACCGATCAGGACGAAGGAGTCAACGCGGAGATCACCTACTCCTTTCATAATGTGGATGAACAAGTGAAACAGTTTTTTAACTTAAATCAAAGAACAGGAGAAATCACGTCAAACAatgattttgattttgaaattgcTAATAGTTACACTCTTCGTATAGAAGCGAAAGATCCTGGAGATCTAGCAGCCCACTGCAGTGTCCAAGTCGAAATTCTCGATGAGAATGATTGTGCACCTGAAGTGATTGTGACTTCAGTATTTACTCCCCTACCAGAGGATTCACCACCAGGAACAGTTATCGCCTTgataaaaactaaagatagagaCGCTGGAGAAAATGGAGAAGTTTACTGCCAAATCTTGGGAAAGGCCGAGTTTATATTGAAATCTTATTCGAAGAACTATTACAAGCTAACGACAGACAGGACCCTGGACCGAGAGGAGATCTCAGAATACAATATCACAGTAATGGCCACCGACAAAGGCAAGCCGCCCCTCTCCTCTAGTATAACCATCACTCTGCACATCGCAGATGTCAACGACAACACTCCGGTTTTCCACCAGGCCTCCTACGTGGTCCACGTGCCAGAAAATAACCCGCCTGGAGCTTCCATCGCGCAAGTCAGCGCCTCCGACCCTGACCTAGGGCCCAATGGCCACGTCTCCTACTCAGTCGTGGCCAGCGACCTGGAGCCGCGCGCGCTGTTGTCCTACGTGTCGGTGAACCCGCAGAGTGGCGTGGTGTTCGCGCAGCGCGCCTTCGACCACGAGCAGCTGCGCGCCTTCCAGCTGACGCTGCAGGCCCGCGACCACGGCTCGCCCGCGCTCAGCTCCAACGTGAGCCTGCGCGTGCTGGTGGGCGACCGCAACGACAACGCGCCCAGGGTGCTGTACCCGGCGCTGGGGCCCGACGGCTCGGCGCTCTTCGACACGGTGCCCCGCGCCGCGCAGCCCGGCTACCTGGTCACCAAGGTGGTGGCGGTGGACGCAGACTCTGGACACAACGCCTGGCTGTCCTACCACGTGCTGCAGGCCAGCGAGCCCGGACTGTTCAGCGTGGGGCTGCGCACGGGCGAGGTGCGCACGGCGCGGGCCTTGGGCGACAGGGACGCGGCCCGCCAGCGCCTGCTGGTCGCTGTGCGCGATGGGGGACAGCCGCCCCTCTCGGCCACCGCCACGCTGCTCCTGGTTTTCGCCGACAGCCTGCAGGAGGCGCTGCCGGACCTCAGTGACCGGCCCGCGCCCTCTGACCCCCAGGCTGAGCTGCAGTTTTACCTGGTGGTGGCCTTGGCCTTGATCTCGGTGCTCTTCCTCCTGGCAGTGATTCTGGCGGTCGCCCTGCACCTGCGACGCTCCTCCAGCCCTGCTGCTTGGGGCTGCTTTAAGCCTGGTCTCTGTGTCAAGTCTGCACCTGGGGTTCTCCCCCACTACAGTGAGGGAACATTGCCCTATTCCTACAATCTGTGCGTTGCCTCTCAAACAGCTAAGACAGAATTTAATTTTGTCAATATCACTCCAGAAGTGGTTCCTCCTCAGGATCTCCTCTGCGAAGATGCCTCTTGGGTGCCAAGTACTAATCATGGAGATGCTGGAGTCCCATTTGCCTCGGATACTATTTTAAAG AATTGGTGTAGTAACTAG
- the LOC122439783 gene encoding protocadherin gamma-B2 isoform X32 → MKRSTETSGRTRWRQVLLPFLLSLFRGALPDQIRYSIPEELAKNSVVGNLAKDLGFSVPDLSARKLRISAEKEYFVVKPESGDLLVSNRIDREEICGKKPLCILDFDTVAENPLNIYHVTVIVEDINDNTPLFKQSKIDLKIGESTKPGKTFPLDPALDSDAGPNSLQRYYLNDNEYFDLTEKQTPDGRKYPELILKHSLDREEQNFHQLLLTAVDGGDPPQSGTTQIQIQVTDANDNPPVFSQDVYRVSLQEGVPPGFLVLRVTATDQDEGVNAEITYSFHNVDEQVKQFFNLNQRTGEITSNNDFDFEIANSYTLRIEAKDPGDLAAHCSVQVEILDENDCAPEVIVTSVFTPLPEDSPPGTVIALIKTKDRDAGENGEVYCQILGKAEFILKSYSKNYYKLTTDRTLDREEISEYNITVMATDKGKPPLSSSITITLHIADVNDNTPVFHQASYVVHVPENNPPGASIAQVSASDPDLGPNGHVSYSVVASDLEPRALLSYVSVNPQSGVVFAQRAFDHEQLRAFQLTLQARDHGSPALSSNVSLRVLVGDRNDNAPRVLYPALGPDGSALFDTVPRAAQPGYLVTKVVAVDADSGHNAWLSYHVLQASEPGLFSVGLRTGEVRTARALGDRDAARQRLLVAVRDGGQPPLSATATLLLVFADSLQEALPDLSDRPAPSDPQAELQFYLVVALALISVLFLLAVILAVALHLRRSSSPAAWGCFKPGLCVKSAPGVLPHYSEGTLPYSYNLCVASQTAKTEFNFVNITPEVVPPQDLLCEDASWVPSTNHGDAGVPFASDTILKSCPTLRDPMDVDRHVLLSLGLSWNTGVGCDFLLQEIFWTQGSDLHLLHFLHWPAYFLPLSHLGSPLFTHVTNLYYIRYFVFFLIFTFLPSESL, encoded by the exons ATGAAGCGGAGCACTGAGACGAGCGGCCGGACGCGGTGGCGGCAGGTACTGTTACCGTTCCTGCTGTCTTTATTCCGCGGGGCTCTCCCAGACCAAATTCGCTACTCAATTCCCGAGGAGCTGGCAAAAAACTCGGTTGTAGGAAATCTTGCTAAAGATCTAGGGTTCAGTGTCCCGGACTTGTCGGCCCGGAAGCTGCGGATTAGCGCGGAGAAGGAATATTTCGTTGTAAAACCTGAAAGCGGTGACTTACTTGTGAGTAACAGAATAGACCGAGAGGAGATTTGTGGGAAGAAGCCTCTGTGCATTCTGGATTTCGATACTGTCGCCGAAAACCCACTAAATATTTACCATGTAACAGTAATAGTAGAGGATATAAATGACAATACTCCGCTATTCAAACAGAGTAAGATTGATTTAAAAATTGGAGAATCCACTAAGCCAGGTAAAACATTTCCACTAGACCCGGCACTAGATTCGGATGCTGGTCCTAATTCACTGCAAAGATATTACCTTAATGACAACGAGTACTTTGATCTCACAGAGAAACAGACTCCAGATGGACGTAAATATCCTGAGTTGATTCTGAAACATTCTCTGGACAGAGAAGAGCAGAATTTTCATCAACTGCTACTGACAGCTGTAGACGGTGGGGACCCACCCCAGAGTGGCACCACCCAGATCCAAATTCAAGTCACAGATGCCAATGATAACCCCCCGGTGTTCAGCCAGGACGTGTACAGAGTCAGCCTGCAAGAGGGTGTGCCACCTGGCTTCTTAGTACTTCGAGTGACAGCCACCGATCAGGACGAAGGAGTCAACGCGGAGATCACCTACTCCTTTCATAATGTGGATGAACAAGTGAAACAGTTTTTTAACTTAAATCAAAGAACAGGAGAAATCACGTCAAACAatgattttgattttgaaattgcTAATAGTTACACTCTTCGTATAGAAGCGAAAGATCCTGGAGATCTAGCAGCCCACTGCAGTGTCCAAGTCGAAATTCTCGATGAGAATGATTGTGCACCTGAAGTGATTGTGACTTCAGTATTTACTCCCCTACCAGAGGATTCACCACCAGGAACAGTTATCGCCTTgataaaaactaaagatagagaCGCTGGAGAAAATGGAGAAGTTTACTGCCAAATCTTGGGAAAGGCCGAGTTTATATTGAAATCTTATTCGAAGAACTATTACAAGCTAACGACAGACAGGACCCTGGACCGAGAGGAGATCTCAGAATACAATATCACAGTAATGGCCACCGACAAAGGCAAGCCGCCCCTCTCCTCTAGTATAACCATCACTCTGCACATCGCAGATGTCAACGACAACACTCCGGTTTTCCACCAGGCCTCCTACGTGGTCCACGTGCCAGAAAATAACCCGCCTGGAGCTTCCATCGCGCAAGTCAGCGCCTCCGACCCTGACCTAGGGCCCAATGGCCACGTCTCCTACTCAGTCGTGGCCAGCGACCTGGAGCCGCGCGCGCTGTTGTCCTACGTGTCGGTGAACCCGCAGAGTGGCGTGGTGTTCGCGCAGCGCGCCTTCGACCACGAGCAGCTGCGCGCCTTCCAGCTGACGCTGCAGGCCCGCGACCACGGCTCGCCCGCGCTCAGCTCCAACGTGAGCCTGCGCGTGCTGGTGGGCGACCGCAACGACAACGCGCCCAGGGTGCTGTACCCGGCGCTGGGGCCCGACGGCTCGGCGCTCTTCGACACGGTGCCCCGCGCCGCGCAGCCCGGCTACCTGGTCACCAAGGTGGTGGCGGTGGACGCAGACTCTGGACACAACGCCTGGCTGTCCTACCACGTGCTGCAGGCCAGCGAGCCCGGACTGTTCAGCGTGGGGCTGCGCACGGGCGAGGTGCGCACGGCGCGGGCCTTGGGCGACAGGGACGCGGCCCGCCAGCGCCTGCTGGTCGCTGTGCGCGATGGGGGACAGCCGCCCCTCTCGGCCACCGCCACGCTGCTCCTGGTTTTCGCCGACAGCCTGCAGGAGGCGCTGCCGGACCTCAGTGACCGGCCCGCGCCCTCTGACCCCCAGGCTGAGCTGCAGTTTTACCTGGTGGTGGCCTTGGCCTTGATCTCGGTGCTCTTCCTCCTGGCAGTGATTCTGGCGGTCGCCCTGCACCTGCGACGCTCCTCCAGCCCTGCTGCTTGGGGCTGCTTTAAGCCTGGTCTCTGTGTCAAGTCTGCACCTGGGGTTCTCCCCCACTACAGTGAGGGAACATTGCCCTATTCCTACAATCTGTGCGTTGCCTCTCAAACAGCTAAGACAGAATTTAATTTTGTCAATATCACTCCAGAAGTGGTTCCTCCTCAGGATCTCCTCTGCGAAGATGCCTCTTGGGTGCCAAGTACTAATCATGGAGATGCTGGAGTCCCATTTGCCTCGGATACTATTTTAAAG tcgtgtccaactcttcgcgatccTATGGATGTCGACCGCCAtgttcttctgtccttgggattatcctggaatactggagtaggttgtgatttccttctccaggagatcttctggacaCAGGGATCGGACTTACacctcttgcatttcctgcattggccggcatattttttaccactgagccacctgggaagccccttatttacCCATGTTACAAACCTTTACTACATAAGATACTTCGTTTTCTTCCTCATCTTTACATTCCTTCCCTCTGAAAGTTTATAA
- the LOC122439783 gene encoding protocadherin gamma-A5 isoform X35 encodes MADALRGWGCSEPFLLFMLLGTLWEAGAGQIRYSVPEELDKGSFVGNVAKDLGLEPRELAERGVRIVSRGRTQLFALNPRSGNLVTADRIDREELCAQSARCLVSFNILVENTMKMYGVEVEITDINDNFPRFRDEEVKVKVNENAAVGTPLVLPFARDADVGVNSLQRYQLSSNIHFSLDEKSGRDGQKYPELVLEQPLDREKVAVHDLLLTALDGGDPILSGTTHIHVMVLDANDNAPLFTQSEYRVSVPENIAVGTRLLTLTATDPDEGINGKLSYSFRNEEDKISETFQLDSNLGEISTVQPLDYEESRFYDMEVVAQDGGALLASAKVLITVQDVNDNAPEVLLTSLSGTVSEDCLPGTIIALFSVHDGDSGENGEIVCSIPRNLPFKLEKSVDNYYHLLTTRALDREEISDYNITVTVTDCGNPPLSTENHIFLKVADINDNPPIFPHTSYYTYIPENNPRGISIFSVNAHDPDSGNSAQVTYALAEDKFQGTPLSSYVSINSDTGALYALGSFDYEQVRELQLWVTASDNGDPPLSSNVSLSLFILDQNDNAPEILYPALPIDGSTGVELAPRSAEPGYLVTKVVAVDRDSGQNAWLSYRLLKASEPGLFSVGLHTGEVRTARALLDRDAIKQSLVVAVQDHGQPPLSATVTLTVAVADSIPDVLADLGSLEPSTDPDDDSGLTLYLVVAVASVSCVFLAFVIALLTLRLRRWYTSRALQVSGSGLAGLPASHFMGVDGVRAFLQTYSHEVSLTADSRGSHVIFPQPNYADKLISQESCGKSEPLLIPEKINAKERELEVLQILFYLVLNFTKAHRKDVIMATV; translated from the exons ATGGCGGATGCACTGAGGGGTTGGGGCTGCAGTGAGCCGTTCCTGCTCTTCATGCTCCTGGGGACGCTGTGGGAAGCTGGGGCCGGGCAAATCCGCTACTCGGTACCAGAGGAGCTGGACAAAGGCTCCTTCGTGGGTAATGTCGCCAAGGACCTGGGGCTGGAGCCCCGGGAGCTGGCGGAGCGCGGAGTCCGCATCGTCTCCAGAGGTAGGACGCAGCTCTTTGCTCTGAACCCGCGAAGCGGCAACTTAGTCACTGCAGACAGGATAGACCGGGAGGAGCTCTGCGCTCAGAGCGCGCGGTGTCTGGTGAGTTTTAACATCTTGGTTGAGAATACAATGAAAATGTATGGGGTAGAAGTAGAGATAACTGATATTAATGATAACTTCCCGCGTTTCCGGGATGAGGAAGTAAAAGTAAAAGTCAATGAAAATGCGGCTGTGGGAACACCATTAGTACTTCCCTTCGCTCGAGATGCGGATGTGGGTGTGAACTCCCTCCAGAGGTACCAGCTCAGCTCCAATATACACTTCTCTTTGGATGAGAAAAGCGGAAGAGATGGACAGAAATATCCAGAGCTGGTACTGGAACAGCCCTTGGACCGCGAGAAAGTAGCTGTTCACGATCTCCTACTCACAGCTTTAGATGGCGGAGACCCCATACTCTCTGGTACCACGCACATTCACGTGATGGTCCTCGATGCGAACGATAATGCGCCCCTGTTCACCCAATCAGAGTACAGAGTGAGTGTTCCAGAGAACATAGCTGTAGGCACTCGGCTGCTCACACTAACCGCCACGGATCCGGATGAGGGAATAAATGGGAAATTGTCATACTCTTTTCGCAATGAAGAAGACAAAATTTCAGAGACTTTCCAACTTGATTCCAACTTGGGTGAAATCTCAACTGTGCAACCACTGGATTATGAAGAATCCAGATTCTATGACATGGAAGTGGTAGCTCAGGATGGAGGTGCCCTTCTTGCCAGCGCTAAGGTACTAATCACAGTACAGGACGTGAATGACAATGCGCCTGAAGTGCTCCTCACCTCTCTGTCCGGTACCGTCTCTGAAGACTGTCTTCCAGGGACCATAATTGCACTGTTTAGCGTACATGATGGTGATTCTGGAGAGAATGGCGAGATTGTGTGTTCTATTCCCCGGAACTTGCCCTTtaaactggaaaagtcagttgATAATTACTATCACTTATTGACAACTAGAGCTCTGGACAGAGAAGAGATCTCAGATTACAACATCACAGTAACTGTCACTGACTGTGGAAATCCACCACTGTCTACAGAAAACCACATCTTCCTTAAAGTGGCAGACATCAACGACAACCCTCCCATTTTCCCTCACACCTCATACTACACCTACATCCCAGAAAACAACCCCAGAGGCATATCGATCTTCTCTGTGAATGCCCACGATCCCGACAGCGGCAACAGCGCCCAGGTCACTTATGCTCTGGCTGAGGACAAATTTCAGGGAACGCCTCTGTCATCCTATGTGTCCATCAACTCTGATACAGGAGCCCTGTATGCACTGGGGTCTTTCGACTATGAGCAGGTTAGAGAACTGCAACTGTGGGTGACAGCCAGTGACAATGGAGACCCTCCACTCAGCAGCAATGTGTCCCTGAGCCTTTTCATCCTGGACCAGAACGACAACGCACCTGAAATCTTGTATCCTGCCCTCCCCATCGATGGCTCCACGGGTGTGGAGCTGGCACCCCGCTCTGCAGAGCCTGGCTACCTGGTCACCAAGGTGGTGGCAGTGGACAGAGACTCGGGACAGAACGCCTGGCTGTCCTACCGCCTGCTCAAGGCCAGCGAGCCAGGACTCTTCTCGGTGGGGCTGCACACGGGCGAGGTGCGCACAGCGCGGGCGCTGCTGGACAGAGATGCGATCAAGCAGAGCCTGGTGGTGGCGGTCCAGGATCACGGGCAGCCCCCTCTCTCGGCCACCGTCACGCTCACCGTGGCTGTGGCTGACAGCATCCCAGATGTGCTGGCCGACTTAGGCAGCCTCGAACCCTCCACTGACCCTGACGACGACTCAGGTCTCACTTTGTACCTGGTGGTGGCTGTGGCCTCGGTGTCCTGCGTCTTCCTCGCCTTTGTCATCGCGCTACTGACTCTCAGACTGCGGCGCTGGTACACGTCGCGCGCGCTGCAGGTTTCGGGCAGCGGGTTGGCAGGCTTACCCGCCTCTCACTTTATGGGCGTGGACGGGGTGCGGGCTTTCCTGCAGACCTATTCGCACGAGGTCTCGCTCACCGCGGACTCGCGGGGGAGTCACGTGATCTTCCCGCAGCCCAACTACGCAGACAAGCTCATCAGTCAGGAGAGCTGTGGGAAAAGCGAGCCTCTCCTGATACCTGAAAAGATAAACGCAAAGGAAAGAGAGCTAGAAGTTCTTCAg atattattttatttggtcCTCAATTTTACTAAGGCACACAGGAAAGATGTTATTATGGCCACTGTATGA